Proteins co-encoded in one Papaver somniferum cultivar HN1 chromosome 5, ASM357369v1, whole genome shotgun sequence genomic window:
- the LOC113283568 gene encoding uncharacterized protein LOC113283568 — MKTVLLNHRISTSVAQLSDSEDFCVATSEKEKSIPTYVQLDSSQVIDKVESPKVNSTSAGAVKEKDVFFDCVNFSFSETAKTDVKDFTRINQIKIGELNCSALNFHFNKFETKFKNHEYLKELFDRGKCDVISGISYKKLMFLLIANLGYHPEFSSLHSKVHVCVNDTEIRDNSKIFGKILLMVTVCFEHNFFFNHILLIAKYSYQCFKSADKVFDRGKQFQLVKVLFSCVSDAEIYFDTNTSGVIILIELIFMDMCHRHRVYKVIPRHGNQLKWLFKNSIMVVFIKTGDRGNMWEEEILLLQLKHVLSVDMKVSCIESLMVILFEKLEHPWVLLLSVTAIVSLQVTHVPSVSQLVDFLRWKYKLYYTGPRSIKNVNWTISVIIWLIDTQFLLNLIHILDVLLWLSS; from the exons ATGAAGACGGTCCTACTAAATCACCGAATTTCTACTTCTGTTGCTCAACTTTCTGATTCTGAAGACTTCTGTGTTGCTACATCGGAGAAGGAAAAATCAATTCCTACTTATGTTCAGCTCGATTCTTCTCAAGTCATCGATAAGGTTGAATCTCCGAAAGTTAACTCAACTTCCGCTGGCGCTGTTAAAGAAAAGGATGTTTTCTTCGATTGTGTGAATTTCTCATTTAGTGAAACTGCAAAGACAGATGTTAAGGATTTCACCAGGATAAATCAAATAAAGATTGGTGAATTAAATTGTTCTGCCCTAAATTTTCACTTCAACAAGTTTGAGACGAAATTCAAAAATCATGAATACTTGAAGGAGTTATTCGACCGAGGTAAGTGTGATGTTATATCCGGAATTTCTTATAAGAAATTGATGTTTCTGCTCATAGCTAACTTGGGGTACCATCCTGAATTCTCATCTTTACATTCAAAGGTTCATGTATGTGTTAATGATACTGAAATTCGAGATAATAGTAAAATTTTTGGTAAAATACTTCTAATGGTTACTGTATGTTTTgagcacaatttttttttcaaccaCATACTGCTCATTGCGAAATATTCTTACCAATGTTTCAAGTCTGCTGATAAagtatttgatcgtggaaaaCAATTTCAACTTGTTAAGGTGTTATTTTCTTGTGTTAGTGATGCTGAAATCTattttgatacaaatacttctGGTGTGATTATTCTTATTGAATTGATTTTCATGGATATGTGCCATAGACATCGTGTTTACAAGGTGATTCCAAGACACGGAAATCAATTGAAATGGTTGTTTAAAAATTCAATTATG GTGGTGTTTATTAAGACTGGTGACAGAGGTAATATGTGGGAAGAGGAAATTTTGCTCTTGCAGCTGAAGCATGTCTTATCTGTCGATATGAAAGTTTCATGCATTGAATCATTAATGGTTATTCTTTTTGAGAAGTTAGAACATCCCTGGGTGCTTCTTCTGTCAGTCACTGCAATTGTATCTTTACAGGTTACACATGTTCCAAGTGTGTCGCAGTTAGTGGACTTTTTGAGATGGAAATATAAATTGTACTATACAGGACCAAGGAGTATTAAAAATGTGAATTGGACCATTTCAGTTATCATATGGCTGATAGACACTCAATTCTTACTCAACCTAATTCATATTCTAGACGTGCTATTGTGGTTGAGTTCTTGA